A window from Gopherus flavomarginatus isolate rGopFla2 chromosome 4, rGopFla2.mat.asm, whole genome shotgun sequence encodes these proteins:
- the LOC127049226 gene encoding zinc finger and SCAN domain-containing protein 29-like, translating into MPPRTKRAPAWTNAELQDLISVWGEEAVQAQLRSRRRNYDTYGQILQSLMRRGHERDALQCRVKIKELRSAYCKACEGNRRSGAAPTTCRFYQELDAILGCDPTANQRSTMESSEQGEVGEGVEEADSEATGVEGDTPESQEACSQELFSSQEEASQSQQQEVDGEEETEDRARVTLTNAAGSPASRRLQNLRRNPRKSKEELIKSVMSHYNRESRKTQEWREKMYEWRQSVHEWRQTESRRKELSAKKNTKQMISLLARQTESFESLVAMQTSMYRCNPQSSQSPLSCSPVFPQNNFLQQPVSYYPQLPPTPVRSPTSPDNYNSYPVHSTPITLQHSNPEVQQTLNSDQNSTYSNL; encoded by the exons atgcctccacgcaccaaacgagccccagcatggaccaatgcagagctgcaggacctcataagtgtttggggagaggaggctgtgcaagcacagctgcgctccagaaggagaaattatgatacctatgggcagatattgcagtccttgatgagaaggggccatgaacgggacgcattgcagtgcagggtcaaaataaaagagctgaggagtgcttactgcaaagcttgtgagggaaatcgccgctcaggagctgcccccacaacctgccgtttttaccaggagctggatgccatacttgggtgtgaccccactgccaatcagaggagcacgatggagagttcagagcagggagaagtgggggagggtgtagaggaagccgacagtgaggctactggcgtggagggagacaccccggagtcccaggaggcatgcagccaggagctcttctcaagccaggaggaggctagccagtcgcagcagcaggaagttgatggtgaggaagaaactgaggatcgtgctcggg tgaccttgactaatgcagccggatcaccggcctcacgtagattgcagaacttgagacgaaatcccagaaaatcaaaagaggaattgatcaaatcagttatgagtcactacaacagagaaagtaggaagacacaggaatggagagagaaaatgtatgaatggagacagagtgtacatgaatggaggcaaacagaaagcaggagaaaggaattgtctgccaaaaaaaacacaaagcagatgataagcctcctggctcgccaaactgagtctttcgagtctctcgtagccatgcagacaagtatgtaccgttgtaacccacagtcctcccaaagccctctttcttgttccccagtatttccacaaaacaactttctccagcagccagtttcttattacccccagctgcccccaacacctgtacgatcacctaccagccctgataactataattcttaccctgttcactccacccccattaccctgcagcatagtaatcccgaagtgcagcagacattgaatagtgatcaaaatagcacatattcaaacctgtga